One window of the Rhodococcus sovatensis genome contains the following:
- a CDS encoding ABC transporter permease, translating into MFVPAALGALFVLTPLLAILLKIDWTNFVPLVTSESSRTALILSLRTAATSTLLCVILGVPMAMVLSRTDFPGLSILRALVLLPLVLPPVVGGIALLYTFGRLGLLGEYLEGWGLSIAFSTTAVVLAQTFVSLPFLVVSLEGALRSSGSEYETVASTLGARPTTVLRRVTIPLVLPGLVSGSVLAFARALGEFGATLTFAGSLEGVTRTLPLEIYLQRETDADAAVALSLLLIVVAAIVVVAARGRRVAGAL; encoded by the coding sequence ATGTTCGTTCCCGCAGCACTGGGCGCGTTGTTCGTTCTCACGCCACTTCTCGCGATCCTGCTGAAGATCGACTGGACGAACTTCGTTCCGCTCGTGACGTCCGAGTCCTCGCGCACTGCCCTGATACTCAGCCTGAGAACCGCGGCAACGAGCACCTTGTTGTGCGTAATCCTCGGCGTACCGATGGCTATGGTGTTGTCCCGCACTGACTTTCCCGGGTTGTCGATACTGCGAGCTCTCGTTCTGCTGCCCCTTGTCTTGCCACCGGTGGTGGGTGGTATCGCCTTGCTGTACACGTTCGGCCGGCTCGGTCTTCTCGGTGAATATCTCGAGGGATGGGGACTATCCATTGCGTTCTCCACCACGGCGGTGGTACTCGCCCAGACATTCGTTTCACTGCCGTTTCTCGTCGTCAGTCTCGAAGGGGCACTGCGCAGTTCCGGTAGCGAATACGAAACGGTCGCGTCCACGCTGGGCGCTCGTCCCACCACCGTACTTCGACGTGTCACCATTCCACTCGTCTTGCCCGGCCTCGTGTCAGGATCGGTCCTCGCCTTCGCACGCGCTCTCGGTGAGTTCGGCGCGACCCTGACCTTCGCTGGTTCGCTCGAAGGGGTGACTCGGACCCTCCCGCTGGAGATCTACCTTCAGCGGGAGACCGACGCCGACGCGGCCGTCGCACTGTCGCTGTTGCTCATCGTCGTGGCGGCCATAGTCGTCGTCGCTGCTCGCGGTCGGCGTGTGGCGGGTGCACTGTGA
- a CDS encoding bifunctional oligoribonuclease/PAP phosphatase NrnA — translation MFASAISLLETARSATVLCHVQPDADTIGSGLAIGTVLARRGVEVQVAFASPSELPESMNELPGRDMLTAPEDVRSRVDLVVTVDAGSRGRLGALADRIDMADACLVIDHHRSNTRFGTLNVVDDGAESTTAVITRLLDAWNVAVDTDLAHCLFAGLVTDTGSFRWVRPGSHLLAERLLATGIDGAAIARKLLDNHPFGWLPMLGSVLGSAALVQDAVGGLGLVYAVILRENSEGMRSEEIESVIDIVRTTSEAEVAAVFKQQSGDEWTVSLRSKTAVDVSTVAATLGGGGHRNAAGFTAHGAKTDVIDLLVDALG, via the coding sequence ATGTTCGCTTCTGCGATCTCGCTGCTCGAGACTGCGCGGAGTGCGACGGTGCTGTGCCACGTGCAGCCGGACGCCGACACGATCGGCAGCGGTCTTGCGATCGGAACGGTATTGGCTCGGCGTGGCGTCGAGGTGCAGGTTGCATTTGCAAGTCCCAGTGAGCTTCCCGAGTCGATGAACGAACTGCCCGGCCGTGACATGCTTACTGCGCCCGAGGACGTTCGGTCTCGAGTCGATCTGGTCGTCACGGTCGACGCGGGTAGTCGTGGCCGACTGGGTGCGCTGGCCGACCGAATCGACATGGCCGACGCCTGTCTGGTAATCGACCACCACCGGTCCAACACGAGATTCGGCACGCTGAACGTGGTCGACGACGGTGCGGAGTCCACGACGGCTGTCATTACGCGCCTGCTCGACGCGTGGAACGTTGCCGTCGATACTGACCTGGCGCACTGTCTGTTCGCCGGCCTCGTCACCGACACCGGATCATTCCGATGGGTTCGTCCGGGGTCACACCTGCTTGCCGAGCGGCTTCTTGCGACCGGCATCGACGGTGCCGCGATCGCGCGCAAACTGCTCGACAATCACCCGTTCGGATGGCTTCCGATGCTCGGTTCCGTTCTCGGTTCCGCCGCTCTCGTACAGGATGCGGTCGGTGGTCTCGGCCTCGTGTACGCGGTAATTCTGCGTGAAAATTCCGAGGGTATGCGATCCGAGGAGATCGAGAGCGTCATCGACATCGTTCGGACGACGTCCGAGGCCGAGGTGGCTGCCGTTTTCAAACAGCAATCCGGTGACGAGTGGACCGTGTCGCTGAGGTCGAAGACCGCAGTGGACGTCTCGACAGTGGCTGCGACGCTCGGGGGCGGCGGCCACCGCAACGCGGCGGGGTTCACAGCACACGGTGCGAAGACCGATGTGATCGACTTGCTGGTCGATGCGCTCGGCTGA
- the infB gene encoding translation initiation factor IF-2, giving the protein MAGKARVHELAKELGVTSKELLARLKEQGEFVKSASSTVEAPVARRLRESFPSEKSDSPSENGSANASAPKPSTGAKPGGPRPGPKPAARPTPAAVEPEVPATPVPAAPAPATPAPAAPSPAAPVEPAAPAAATPSPAQPTPAQQAPVAAETESAPAGPKPGAPGPKPGPKAPRVGNNPYSSAPVERPAPRPAPGSPRPGGGRPTPGQGGARPAAAQGGSRPAPGQGGPRPAPGQGGPRPSPGSMPPRPNPGAMPTRSARPSPAAGGRPGRPGGAPGGRPGGGAGGGGYRGGGAPGAPGGAPAGGAPAGGFRGRPGGGGRPGQRGAAAGAFGRPGGAVRRGRKSKRAKRAEYESMQAPAVGGVRLPRGNGETIRLARGASLSDFADKIDANPAALVQALFNLGEMVTATQSVNDETLELLGGEMNYVVQVVSPEDEDRELLDSFDLTYGEDAGGEDDLEQRPPVVTVMGHVDHGKTRLLDSIRNTAVREGEAGGITQHIGAYQVLTELEGNERLVTFIDTPGHEAFTAMRARGAKATDLAILVVAADDGVMPQTVEAINHAQAADVPIVVAVNKIDKEGANPDKIRQQLTEYGLVAEEYGGDTMFVEISAKQGTNIDALLEAVLLTADASLDLRANPDMDAQGVAIEAHLDRGRGPVATVLIARGTLRVGDSIVAGDAYGRVRRMVDEHGEDVTEALPSRPVQVIGFTSVPGAGDNLLVVDEDRIARQIADRRNARKRNALAAKSRKRISLDDLDAALKETSQLNLILKGDNSGTVEALEEALLGIEIDDEVELRVIDRGVGGVTETNVNLASASNAIIIGFNVRAEGKATELANREGVDIRYYSVIYQAIDEIEKALKGMLKPVYEEVALGQAEIRALFRSSKVGNIAGCLVTSGTIRRNAKARLLRDSTVVAETVTISSLRREKDDAVEVREGYECGLTVTYSDIKVGDVIEAYELREKPRD; this is encoded by the coding sequence GTGGCAGGCAAGGCCCGCGTGCACGAGTTGGCAAAAGAACTCGGTGTCACCAGTAAGGAACTACTCGCACGGCTCAAAGAGCAAGGCGAGTTCGTCAAATCAGCGTCGTCCACCGTCGAGGCGCCGGTAGCGCGTCGTCTACGTGAATCATTCCCGTCCGAGAAGTCGGACTCGCCGTCCGAGAACGGCAGCGCGAACGCGAGCGCACCCAAGCCGAGTACAGGCGCCAAGCCTGGCGGTCCGCGTCCGGGCCCCAAGCCTGCTGCGCGTCCGACGCCCGCAGCTGTGGAACCCGAAGTTCCGGCAACCCCGGTACCAGCAGCTCCGGCACCAGCAACGCCGGCACCAGCAGCTCCGTCCCCCGCCGCACCGGTAGAACCGGCTGCTCCAGCGGCCGCGACCCCGTCTCCGGCTCAGCCGACACCGGCTCAGCAGGCACCGGTCGCCGCAGAGACGGAATCGGCACCTGCCGGACCGAAGCCGGGCGCACCGGGACCGAAGCCAGGCCCCAAGGCGCCTCGGGTCGGTAACAACCCGTACTCCTCGGCGCCAGTGGAGCGTCCGGCTCCACGCCCGGCTCCAGGCAGTCCCCGCCCCGGCGGCGGACGGCCGACTCCTGGTCAGGGCGGAGCTCGTCCGGCCGCAGCGCAGGGCGGAAGCCGCCCAGCTCCCGGACAGGGCGGTCCCCGTCCGGCTCCGGGCCAGGGTGGACCTCGTCCGAGCCCCGGTTCTATGCCTCCCCGTCCGAATCCAGGTGCAATGCCGACACGTTCGGCACGACCGAGTCCGGCAGCAGGGGGCCGCCCCGGTCGTCCAGGTGGCGCGCCAGGTGGACGTCCGGGTGGCGGCGCAGGCGGTGGCGGATACCGCGGCGGCGGCGCACCGGGTGCGCCCGGTGGTGCTCCCGCAGGTGGTGCTCCCGCAGGTGGCTTCCGCGGTCGTCCAGGTGGCGGTGGCCGTCCCGGTCAGCGCGGAGCGGCTGCAGGCGCATTCGGTCGTCCGGGTGGAGCTGTCCGCCGTGGACGCAAGTCGAAGCGAGCGAAACGCGCCGAGTACGAAAGCATGCAGGCTCCGGCAGTCGGCGGCGTCAGGTTGCCTCGCGGCAACGGTGAGACCATCCGTCTCGCTCGCGGCGCATCGCTGTCGGACTTCGCGGACAAGATCGACGCGAACCCCGCAGCGCTCGTGCAGGCCCTGTTCAACCTCGGCGAGATGGTGACGGCGACTCAGTCGGTCAACGACGAGACGCTCGAACTGCTCGGCGGCGAAATGAACTACGTCGTCCAGGTCGTCAGCCCCGAGGACGAGGATCGCGAACTTCTCGACAGCTTCGACCTCACCTACGGCGAGGATGCGGGTGGCGAGGACGATCTCGAGCAGCGTCCGCCGGTCGTCACGGTCATGGGTCACGTCGACCACGGCAAGACGCGACTGCTGGACTCGATCCGTAATACCGCTGTTCGCGAAGGTGAAGCCGGTGGTATCACGCAGCACATCGGTGCCTACCAGGTGCTGACCGAGCTCGAAGGCAACGAGCGTCTCGTGACGTTCATCGACACCCCCGGTCACGAGGCCTTCACGGCCATGCGTGCTCGTGGTGCCAAGGCCACGGATCTCGCGATCCTGGTCGTCGCTGCCGACGACGGCGTCATGCCTCAGACGGTGGAAGCGATCAACCACGCGCAGGCAGCAGATGTGCCCATCGTGGTCGCGGTCAACAAGATCGACAAGGAAGGCGCGAACCCGGACAAGATCCGTCAGCAGCTGACCGAGTACGGCCTGGTTGCCGAGGAGTACGGCGGCGACACCATGTTCGTCGAGATCTCCGCCAAGCAGGGCACCAATATCGATGCCCTTCTCGAAGCGGTGCTGTTGACTGCAGATGCGTCGCTCGACCTGCGTGCGAACCCGGACATGGATGCTCAGGGTGTCGCCATCGAGGCACACCTCGACCGTGGACGCGGACCGGTTGCCACGGTCCTCATCGCCCGCGGAACGCTCCGCGTCGGTGACTCGATCGTGGCGGGAGACGCGTACGGACGCGTTCGCCGCATGGTCGACGAGCACGGCGAAGACGTCACCGAAGCGCTGCCGTCACGTCCCGTCCAGGTCATCGGTTTCACATCGGTTCCAGGTGCAGGCGACAACCTCCTGGTTGTCGACGAGGACCGAATCGCCCGTCAGATCGCGGATCGACGAAATGCACGCAAGCGCAACGCGCTCGCAGCGAAGAGTCGCAAGCGCATCAGCCTGGACGATCTCGATGCAGCTCTGAAGGAGACTTCGCAGCTCAACTTGATCCTCAAGGGTGACAACTCGGGAACCGTCGAGGCGCTGGAAGAGGCCTTGCTGGGTATCGAGATCGACGACGAGGTCGAGTTGCGCGTCATCGACCGCGGAGTCGGTGGCGTCACGGAGACCAACGTCAACCTGGCGTCGGCGTCGAATGCGATCATCATCGGCTTCAACGTTCGTGCGGAGGGCAAGGCCACCGAGCTTGCCAACCGCGAAGGCGTGGACATCCGGTACTACTCGGTTATCTACCAGGCGATCGACGAGATCGAGAAGGCCCTCAAGGGCATGCTCAAGCCCGTCTACGAAGAGGTTGCTCTCGGCCAGGCCGAGATCCGCGCGCTGTTCCGTTCGTCCAAGGTCGGAAACATCGCAGGTTGCCTGGTCACCTCCGGTACGATCCGTCGCAATGCCAAGGCACGACTGTTGCGTGACAGCACAGTGGTCGCCGAGACCGTCACGATCTCCTCGCTTCGCCGCGAGAAGGACGATGCGGTAGAGGTACGCGAGGGTTATGAGTGTGGTCTCACGGTGACGTACTCGGACATCAAGGTCGGCGATGTCATCGAGGCGTACGAACTGCGTGAGAAGCCGCGCGACTAG
- a CDS encoding sulfate/molybdate ABC transporter ATP-binding protein, translating into MSSISLTADVIGRDVSFEFDCADGEVVAVLGPNGAGKSTLLSVIAGLIRPDTGRVLLGDDVVTDTDTDKGTFVPVHARGVASLTQNALLFPHLSVEANVAFGPRSRGLRKREAHFRARTWLESVDAIELAGRKPGELSGGQAQRVAVARALAANPRVLLLDEPMSALDVDTAPALRRVLRRVLREQRRTAVIVTHDLLDALALADTVVVVESGRIVERGPTTEVLTAPRSAFAARIAGVNLLSGTMDGADSLSTSWGLTVSGLTVSRLGGIDSAGSGVAVFAPAAVAVHLEPPHASPRNVFPVTIASMDVHGATVRIRADQHPDGSPGIAADVTPAAVAELDLEPGLTVFFVVKSQEVALHSATR; encoded by the coding sequence GTGAGTTCGATATCGCTCACTGCCGACGTCATCGGTCGTGACGTGTCCTTCGAGTTCGACTGCGCCGACGGCGAAGTCGTGGCAGTTCTCGGGCCCAACGGCGCAGGAAAGTCGACCTTGCTGTCCGTGATCGCAGGATTGATCCGACCCGACACCGGACGCGTACTGCTCGGAGACGACGTCGTCACCGACACCGACACCGACAAAGGAACCTTCGTCCCTGTCCATGCCCGTGGGGTCGCAAGCCTGACGCAGAACGCCCTTCTGTTTCCGCACCTCTCTGTCGAAGCGAACGTCGCTTTCGGTCCCCGCAGTCGCGGCCTGCGCAAACGCGAAGCACACTTCAGAGCCCGCACATGGCTCGAGTCCGTCGACGCGATCGAACTCGCCGGGCGCAAGCCAGGTGAACTCTCCGGGGGCCAAGCGCAGCGCGTCGCCGTCGCACGTGCCCTGGCAGCCAATCCTCGGGTCCTCCTCCTCGACGAGCCGATGTCGGCCCTCGACGTCGACACCGCACCTGCCCTTCGACGCGTGCTGCGGAGGGTCCTGCGCGAACAACGACGGACGGCCGTCATCGTCACTCACGACCTGCTCGACGCGTTGGCACTTGCGGACACCGTTGTGGTCGTCGAGAGTGGACGGATCGTAGAGCGCGGCCCGACCACCGAGGTACTCACGGCTCCCCGCAGCGCCTTCGCTGCACGGATCGCGGGCGTCAACCTCCTATCGGGAACCATGGACGGCGCCGATTCGCTGAGCACGTCCTGGGGGCTGACCGTGTCGGGGCTAACCGTTTCGAGGCTAGGCGGAATCGACAGCGCCGGCAGCGGTGTCGCGGTCTTCGCACCCGCCGCCGTCGCGGTGCACCTCGAACCGCCACACGCCAGCCCGCGCAACGTCTTTCCGGTGACCATCGCATCGATGGACGTCCACGGTGCAACAGTCCGTATCAGGGCGGATCAGCATCCGGATGGGAGTCCCGGAATCGCAGCGGACGTCACGCCCGCCGCCGTTGCCGAACTCGACCTCGAACCCGGTCTAACCGTCTTCTTCGTCGTGAAGAGTCAAGAAGTAGCGCTTCACTCCGCGACGCGCTGA
- a CDS encoding MATE family efflux transporter has product MRSAETSAAGDASPRRILGLALPALGVLAAEPIYLLFDAAVVGRLGALPLAGLAVGGLVLAQVSTLTFLSYGTTARAARLHGAGRDRDAVGEGVQATWLALALGLIIVGVMQVLCVPILSAIGGGGEITTEATTWLRVAILGVPFILVSLAGNGWMRGLQDTARPLRFVLAGLGLSAILCPVLVHGLLGVPHLGLVGSAVANVLGQAVAGGFFVVAIIRAGVPLRPSWSIMRAQLILGRDLIIRTLAFQACFLSAAAVASRFGAASVAANQVVLHMWNLVALTLDSLAIAAQSLVGAALGRADASGATRLGWRLTVWSTVFAIALAALFAAGYTVIPGLFTTDLSVVAAMHSIWWIFVAIVPIAGVVFALDGVLLGAGDAAFLRTATLGCALIGFLPSIWMALAFDWGVRGIWVGLSIFVILRMITVVVRMMSGRWALVGADIQRVAE; this is encoded by the coding sequence ATGCGCTCGGCTGAGACGAGCGCAGCCGGAGATGCATCACCGCGTCGCATTCTCGGTCTCGCGCTGCCCGCCCTCGGCGTGTTGGCAGCCGAGCCGATCTACTTGCTATTCGACGCCGCTGTCGTCGGACGTCTCGGTGCCCTACCTCTTGCGGGTCTGGCGGTAGGCGGCCTCGTTCTTGCGCAGGTGAGTACTCTGACGTTTCTCTCCTACGGCACGACGGCGAGAGCCGCTCGTTTGCACGGGGCAGGGCGTGATCGAGACGCGGTCGGGGAGGGCGTCCAGGCGACCTGGCTCGCGCTGGCACTCGGTCTGATCATCGTCGGTGTGATGCAAGTGCTGTGCGTACCGATTCTCTCGGCCATCGGCGGCGGTGGTGAGATCACGACCGAGGCCACCACGTGGTTGAGGGTGGCGATACTCGGCGTGCCGTTCATCCTCGTGTCGCTCGCGGGCAACGGTTGGATGCGAGGACTTCAAGACACCGCACGGCCACTCCGTTTCGTGCTTGCGGGGCTTGGCCTGTCAGCGATTCTGTGCCCGGTGCTGGTCCACGGTCTGCTGGGTGTCCCGCATCTCGGCCTGGTCGGCTCGGCCGTTGCGAACGTCCTCGGGCAAGCCGTGGCCGGTGGGTTCTTCGTGGTCGCGATCATTCGCGCAGGAGTGCCGCTGCGTCCGTCGTGGTCGATCATGCGAGCGCAGTTGATACTCGGCCGAGACCTGATCATTCGAACGCTTGCTTTCCAAGCATGCTTCTTGTCGGCCGCCGCGGTGGCGTCGCGATTCGGTGCAGCGTCGGTCGCCGCCAATCAGGTCGTCCTGCACATGTGGAATCTCGTTGCGCTCACTCTCGACTCGTTGGCGATCGCAGCGCAGTCACTGGTCGGCGCAGCTCTCGGCCGAGCTGACGCGAGCGGCGCGACTCGGCTCGGGTGGCGTCTGACCGTCTGGTCCACGGTGTTCGCGATCGCACTTGCAGCGCTGTTCGCGGCCGGTTACACCGTAATTCCGGGGCTGTTCACAACGGACCTCTCGGTTGTTGCGGCGATGCACTCCATCTGGTGGATTTTCGTGGCGATCGTTCCGATCGCGGGAGTGGTGTTCGCACTCGATGGGGTGTTGCTCGGAGCGGGGGATGCCGCGTTCCTGCGCACGGCGACGCTGGGGTGCGCACTGATCGGCTTCCTGCCATCGATCTGGATGGCGCTGGCGTTCGACTGGGGTGTGCGCGGAATTTGGGTCGGGCTGAGCATCTTCGTGATTCTTCGCATGATCACCGTCGTCGTGCGGATGATGTCCGGCCGCTGGGCGCTGGTGGGTGCGGACATTCAGCGCGTCGCGGAGTGA
- a CDS encoding YlxR family protein — MRSSEQYSGRVGVGSELNSMPRSHVSTGSTPIRLPVRTCVGCKEKAPTADLLRVVVSRSGGEPQSFDCIVVPDAEHRLPGRGAWLHLDRTCLHNAERRRAFGRALRVPGAIDISAVDAFVERRVLPDEKNRQQH, encoded by the coding sequence ATGCGGAGTTCGGAGCAATACAGCGGTAGAGTAGGAGTTGGTTCGGAATTGAACTCCATGCCCCGCAGTCATGTGAGCACCGGTTCGACGCCTATACGTCTACCGGTGCGAACTTGTGTCGGGTGCAAGGAGAAAGCTCCGACCGCCGATCTGCTGCGTGTCGTGGTCAGTCGTTCGGGCGGTGAACCGCAATCTTTCGATTGCATCGTCGTCCCGGATGCCGAGCACCGACTTCCTGGTCGAGGCGCATGGTTGCACCTCGATCGGACTTGTCTCCACAACGCGGAGCGGCGCCGAGCCTTCGGCAGAGCACTACGAGTACCTGGAGCGATCGACATTTCCGCAGTCGACGCCTTCGTAGAGCGCAGAGTTCTACCCGACGAGAAGAACAGGCAACAGCACTGA
- a CDS encoding DUF503 domain-containing protein, producing the protein MYLGALELDVLLGDVRSLADKRSTVLPVLSELQRFGVSAAETGERDRFRRSLFGIAAVGSDVEGLHDKLDECERHVAERHDLELLAVRRRIFGPED; encoded by the coding sequence GTGTACCTGGGTGCTCTCGAGCTGGACGTGTTGTTGGGGGATGTCCGTTCGCTCGCCGACAAGCGTTCGACGGTGTTGCCGGTTCTGTCGGAGCTGCAACGGTTCGGAGTGTCGGCAGCGGAGACGGGGGAACGAGATCGGTTTCGACGTTCGTTGTTCGGCATCGCGGCCGTCGGCTCCGATGTCGAAGGTCTGCACGACAAGCTGGACGAATGCGAGCGACATGTCGCCGAGCGTCACGATCTGGAATTGTTGGCAGTCAGAAGAAGAATTTTCGGTCCCGAGGACTGA
- a CDS encoding TOBE domain-containing protein, whose amino-acid sequence MPHPRIRVKDAAELLGVSDDTVRRWIDSGALPAQKDDAGRKVIDGAELARFARQHATPPPDPTGTGSSARNRFVGLITKVTSDTVMSEVEMQCGPFTVVSLMSTESVRHLGLEPGKISVAVVKATTVIVEATAS is encoded by the coding sequence GTGCCGCATCCACGGATTCGCGTCAAAGACGCTGCAGAACTACTCGGGGTCAGTGACGACACCGTCCGTCGATGGATCGACAGCGGTGCACTGCCCGCACAGAAGGACGACGCGGGACGCAAGGTCATCGACGGCGCCGAACTGGCTCGGTTTGCCCGTCAGCACGCAACACCACCACCGGATCCGACCGGGACCGGCAGTTCGGCCCGCAACCGTTTCGTCGGACTGATCACGAAAGTGACTTCGGACACCGTCATGAGCGAGGTCGAGATGCAGTGTGGACCCTTCACTGTCGTCTCGCTCATGAGCACCGAATCGGTACGACACCTCGGTCTGGAGCCGGGGAAGATTTCGGTCGCCGTCGTCAAAGCAACCACCGTCATCGTCGAAGCAACGGCCTCGTGA
- the modA gene encoding molybdate ABC transporter substrate-binding protein yields the protein MTRTPISLLVLGAAVILLAGCGNSEGAGSATDTITVFAAASLKSTFTELGETFEAQNPAVTVEFNFAGSSDLVTALAQGAPADVFASADTINMTKAVEANLVDGEPVNFAKNTLTIVTAPGNPKDVASFADLADPDILTVVCAPQVPCGNATATLEKATGTTVPAVSEEASVTDVLGKVTSGQADAGLVYVTDAAGAGDQVTTVDFPEAREAVNTYPIAVLKSSRNVAAASAFEALLTGPTGRQVLIEAGFAAP from the coding sequence GTGACGCGAACACCGATCAGTCTTCTCGTCCTCGGCGCAGCTGTCATCCTGCTGGCGGGATGTGGCAATTCCGAAGGCGCCGGCTCCGCGACGGACACCATCACCGTCTTTGCAGCTGCATCGCTGAAATCGACGTTCACAGAGCTGGGTGAGACGTTCGAGGCCCAGAATCCCGCAGTGACCGTGGAATTCAACTTCGCCGGGTCCTCGGACCTCGTCACTGCGCTTGCGCAGGGCGCACCGGCAGACGTCTTCGCTTCGGCGGACACCATCAACATGACCAAGGCTGTCGAGGCGAACCTCGTCGATGGCGAGCCCGTGAACTTCGCGAAAAACACCCTCACGATCGTCACCGCGCCCGGCAATCCCAAGGACGTGGCGTCGTTCGCCGACCTGGCCGACCCCGACATCCTGACGGTGGTCTGCGCACCACAGGTTCCGTGCGGCAACGCCACCGCCACTCTCGAGAAAGCAACCGGCACCACAGTTCCGGCGGTCAGCGAGGAGGCTTCGGTGACCGACGTCCTGGGCAAGGTCACGTCGGGGCAGGCAGATGCGGGCCTGGTCTACGTCACCGATGCAGCAGGCGCCGGCGACCAGGTGACGACCGTCGACTTCCCCGAAGCCCGAGAAGCCGTCAACACCTATCCCATTGCTGTTCTGAAGAGCAGTCGAAATGTTGCCGCGGCGTCGGCATTCGAAGCACTGCTCACCGGCCCGACCGGCCGGCAAGTACTGATCGAAGCCGGGTTCGCGGCTCCGTGA
- the rbfA gene encoding 30S ribosome-binding factor RbfA: MVDQARARRLSKRIAAIVATAIDHEIKDPRLAFVTITDCKVTADLHDATIYYTVMGEDLDTPPDLQAASAGLEKAKGVLRSKVGAGTGVRFTPTLTFMTDTVPDTARHMEELLERARQADSEVARVAASAKPAGDPDPYKAPRESVEDSESTDVD; encoded by the coding sequence ATGGTGGATCAGGCAAGAGCTCGTAGGCTCTCGAAGCGAATTGCCGCCATCGTTGCGACGGCCATCGACCACGAGATCAAAGATCCGCGGCTGGCGTTCGTGACGATCACCGACTGCAAGGTCACGGCCGACTTGCACGATGCGACGATCTATTACACGGTTATGGGCGAGGATCTCGACACCCCTCCCGATCTTCAAGCCGCGTCCGCAGGTCTCGAGAAGGCCAAGGGTGTACTGAGGTCGAAGGTGGGTGCAGGAACGGGCGTCAGGTTCACCCCGACGTTGACGTTCATGACGGACACGGTCCCCGATACCGCGCGTCACATGGAAGAGCTGCTGGAGCGGGCTCGACAGGCTGACAGCGAAGTCGCACGGGTGGCTGCCTCGGCCAAGCCCGCGGGCGACCCCGACCCATACAAAGCTCCACGCGAGTCCGTCGAGGATTCCGAGTCCACCGACGTGGACTGA
- a CDS encoding metallophosphoesterase yields MTAKLWAVSDIHVGHRGNRPVTEDIHPESPEDWLIVAGDVSEKTDDIKWALQLLRSRFAKVIWVPGNHELWTTAKDPVQIHGVARYEYLVNLCREIDVVTPEDPYLVWEGQGGPATLVPMFLLYDYSFLPRGALDKEHGLKIARDKNVVATDEFLLSPQPFATRDAWCRARISATEERLDGLDLSIPTVLINHFPMVRQPTDVLFYPEFALWCGSTLTADWHTRYNAVCSVYGHLHIPRTTYYDGVRFEEVSVGYPREWKRRGLPSNVLRQILPVPEYPEGTLNKWGGHFTVTPEMEAEVEKMRANK; encoded by the coding sequence GTGACAGCCAAGCTCTGGGCAGTCAGTGACATCCACGTAGGTCACCGCGGCAATCGTCCGGTCACCGAGGATATTCACCCCGAATCGCCTGAAGACTGGCTTATCGTTGCCGGCGACGTCTCCGAGAAGACCGACGACATCAAATGGGCCCTCCAGTTGTTGCGCAGCAGGTTCGCGAAAGTGATCTGGGTGCCCGGCAACCACGAGCTGTGGACTACCGCCAAGGATCCCGTACAGATTCATGGTGTCGCGCGGTACGAGTACCTGGTGAACCTCTGTCGTGAGATCGACGTGGTGACGCCGGAGGATCCTTATCTCGTGTGGGAAGGCCAAGGTGGCCCAGCCACCCTCGTGCCGATGTTCCTGCTGTACGACTATTCGTTCCTGCCGCGAGGTGCGCTCGACAAAGAACACGGTCTGAAAATCGCACGAGACAAGAATGTGGTCGCAACGGATGAGTTCCTGCTCTCTCCGCAACCCTTCGCGACGCGAGATGCGTGGTGCCGCGCGAGAATATCGGCCACCGAGGAGCGACTCGACGGCCTCGACCTGTCGATCCCGACGGTCCTGATCAATCACTTTCCGATGGTTCGCCAGCCGACAGACGTCCTGTTCTACCCGGAATTCGCGCTGTGGTGCGGTTCGACGCTGACGGCCGATTGGCACACCCGCTACAACGCAGTGTGTTCGGTGTACGGGCACCTCCATATTCCGCGCACCACGTATTACGACGGTGTGCGCTTCGAAGAGGTTTCCGTCGGCTATCCCCGCGAGTGGAAGCGTCGTGGTTTGCCCAGCAACGTACTTCGTCAGATACTCCCGGTGCCCGAGTACCCCGAGGGAACGCTGAACAAGTGGGGCGGGCACTTCACCGTCACGCCCGAGATGGAAGCCGAGGTCGAGAAGATGAGGGCAAACAAGTGA